Proteins encoded by one window of Salicibibacter halophilus:
- the cls gene encoding cardiolipin synthase, giving the protein MSWTELLILSILILNIFLGFIIIFRERKSAQATWAWLMVLLFLPVIGLIFYFIFGRELRNNPWNENALFKTNALLHHQREAFAEQTLTQDTPGFEGVESLIYMHLTHSYAPLTYAQSVDLLTDGKEKFGALFADLRSAREYIHLQYFSIDPDDLGGSFIRLLTEKAEQGVEVMLIADGLGSYKLTNRYLNEYLKAGGRVRRFFPPRSMFSYGSLNHRNHRKLGVIDGDIAYMGGFNIGDKYTSDNNKLGYWRDSHLRITGSAVHHLHDQFISDWNKGRKFTSSDLHDYLVPASSSLRRGVPMQIVASGPGLEQNQVKNGFVRMIQKAKHYIYIQTPYFIPDLGLFDNLRVAILSGIDVRIMIPNKPDHPFIYWATYFYIGELIKTGATVYIYDRGFLHSKTMVVDDQVSTLGTTNMDERSVSLNFEVNTFMYDEAMALRMKKTFQHDLNHCHELTLDMYEQRSNWIRMKENFSQLLSPLL; this is encoded by the coding sequence ATGTCTTGGACAGAGTTGCTGATTCTTAGTATTTTAATTTTAAATATCTTTCTTGGCTTTATTATCATTTTTCGAGAACGTAAAAGTGCGCAAGCTACGTGGGCGTGGCTGATGGTTCTCCTTTTTTTGCCTGTAATTGGGTTGATTTTTTATTTTATCTTTGGAAGAGAACTGAGGAACAACCCTTGGAATGAAAATGCCCTGTTCAAAACGAATGCGCTGCTTCATCATCAGCGGGAGGCCTTTGCAGAGCAGACGCTGACTCAAGATACGCCGGGTTTTGAGGGGGTGGAAAGCTTAATTTATATGCATCTTACCCACAGCTATGCCCCACTGACGTATGCTCAATCGGTTGATTTGTTAACCGATGGCAAAGAGAAATTCGGAGCTTTATTTGCAGATCTCCGTTCAGCGCGTGAGTACATTCATCTACAATATTTCTCCATTGATCCTGATGATTTGGGCGGAAGCTTCATCCGGTTGTTGACTGAAAAAGCGGAACAAGGCGTAGAGGTGATGCTGATTGCCGATGGTCTCGGTTCTTATAAGCTAACAAACCGCTATTTAAACGAATACCTCAAGGCCGGCGGCAGAGTGAGGAGATTCTTCCCTCCGAGATCCATGTTCTCGTACGGGAGCCTCAATCACCGTAACCATCGTAAACTCGGGGTTATTGATGGGGACATCGCCTACATGGGTGGATTTAATATTGGCGATAAGTACACAAGTGACAATAATAAATTAGGGTATTGGCGTGATTCTCACCTGCGTATTACGGGAAGTGCGGTTCATCATCTCCATGACCAATTCATTTCCGATTGGAACAAAGGGAGAAAATTTACTTCTTCTGATCTTCACGACTATCTAGTGCCGGCCTCTTCCTCTTTAAGGAGAGGTGTCCCTATGCAAATTGTGGCAAGCGGGCCGGGGCTCGAACAAAATCAAGTGAAGAATGGATTTGTCCGAATGATCCAAAAAGCCAAGCACTATATTTATATACAAACGCCTTATTTCATTCCCGACCTCGGCCTTTTCGACAACTTGCGTGTTGCCATCTTAAGTGGCATTGATGTCAGAATTATGATTCCGAATAAACCCGATCACCCATTTATTTATTGGGCAACGTACTTTTATATTGGTGAACTTATTAAAACCGGTGCCACCGTATATATTTATGACCGTGGGTTTCTGCACTCAAAAACGATGGTTGTCGATGATCAAGTAAGCACCCTCGGAACCACAAATATGGATGAGAGAAGCGTCAGCCTGAACTTCGAGGTCAACACATTTATGTATGATGAAGCGATGGCTTTACGCATGAAAAAAACATTCCAGCATGATCTTAACCATTGCCACGAACTCACGCTTGATATGTACGAGCAACGCTCTAACTGGATTCGTATGAAAGAAAACTTCTCCCAGTTGCTGTCTCCGTTATTATAG
- a CDS encoding long-chain fatty acid--CoA ligase, translated as MMNTPLTIAPMLERAEAYFPKKEVVSRTLDTTHRLTYKDIGKRTRALSSALEKLGVQRGERVGSFAWNHHRHLEAYFGVPGMGAVVHMINIRLPEEHLVHVINHAEDRVLLIDEDLLPLIERVKDKLTSVHTYVVMTDKDTLPETSLEPLYSYEALLHDGDEAYEFLRDIDENEPAAMCYTSATTGLPKGVMYSHRGIALHTLSLGLADSAGASENDVSMPVVPMFHANAWGMPFSSTWFGSKQVLPGPYFTPKLLAELIEEEQVTISAGVPTIWLGLLQELEQGNYDTSSLRAVLCGGSAAPKGMIETFEKKHDIRFVHAYGLTETTPLVTLARIKSHQHDLSQEDQLDIRSTQGMVVPGIDIKVINENGEVNWNGEDMGELLIRGPWIADEYYNDERTTEAFKDGWFHTGDVVTIDEEGNLRIVDRTKDLIKSGGEWISSVDLENAIMAHDAVQEAAVVAVADPKWQERPVACVVLKDSHRASKDDIIDFLRPQFAKWWLPDDVMFLEEIPKTSVGKFLKRALREKVKQ; from the coding sequence ATGATGAACACACCATTAACAATCGCACCGATGTTGGAGCGGGCAGAGGCGTATTTTCCGAAAAAAGAAGTGGTTTCACGAACGTTGGACACCACGCACCGATTGACATATAAAGACATTGGCAAGCGAACACGCGCATTGTCGAGCGCCCTTGAAAAGTTAGGAGTGCAAAGAGGGGAACGCGTCGGATCTTTCGCGTGGAATCATCATCGTCATCTCGAAGCTTATTTTGGTGTTCCCGGCATGGGCGCAGTAGTGCACATGATCAATATTCGCCTTCCTGAAGAGCATCTCGTGCATGTGATTAACCATGCGGAAGACCGGGTGCTTCTCATCGACGAAGATTTGCTGCCTTTGATCGAACGGGTGAAAGATAAGCTTACGTCCGTTCATACGTACGTGGTGATGACCGACAAAGACACCCTTCCGGAAACGTCACTTGAGCCGCTGTATTCTTATGAAGCACTCCTCCATGACGGTGACGAAGCGTATGAATTTTTAAGGGATATCGATGAAAATGAACCGGCTGCCATGTGTTATACATCTGCAACGACGGGGTTGCCGAAAGGGGTCATGTATTCGCATCGCGGCATTGCTCTTCATACTTTATCTCTTGGGTTGGCCGACTCGGCCGGAGCCTCTGAGAACGATGTCAGCATGCCCGTTGTTCCCATGTTTCATGCGAATGCATGGGGGATGCCATTTTCATCGACGTGGTTTGGTTCAAAACAAGTGTTACCGGGTCCTTATTTTACCCCTAAATTATTGGCAGAATTAATTGAAGAGGAGCAAGTGACTATATCAGCGGGTGTTCCGACCATTTGGCTTGGGTTATTACAAGAATTAGAACAGGGAAATTATGATACAAGCAGTTTGAGGGCAGTTCTGTGTGGAGGATCCGCGGCACCTAAAGGCATGATTGAGACATTTGAAAAGAAACATGATATTCGCTTTGTTCATGCATACGGCCTGACAGAGACCACCCCTCTCGTCACCCTCGCTCGGATTAAAAGCCACCAACACGATCTCTCGCAAGAAGATCAGTTGGATATTCGCTCCACCCAAGGAATGGTTGTGCCGGGGATTGATATCAAAGTGATCAATGAGAATGGTGAAGTGAACTGGAACGGCGAGGATATGGGTGAATTGCTCATCCGTGGTCCATGGATTGCCGATGAATATTACAACGATGAACGAACCACGGAAGCCTTTAAAGATGGCTGGTTTCATACTGGGGATGTCGTAACCATTGATGAAGAAGGAAACCTGCGAATTGTCGACCGCACGAAAGACTTGATCAAAAGTGGCGGCGAATGGATATCATCTGTGGATTTGGAGAACGCGATTATGGCACATGATGCAGTACAGGAAGCGGCCGTGGTTGCCGTCGCCGATCCGAAATGGCAGGAACGCCCGGTGGCCTGTGTCGTGTTAAAAGACAGCCATCGTGCATCGAAGGACGACATTATTGACTTTCTCCGGCCCCAGTTTGCCAAATGGTGGCTCCCCGATGATGTCATGTTTTTGGAGGAGATTCCGAAAACATCAGTAGGGAAATTTTTAAAGAGAGCCTTACGGGAAAAAGTAAAACAATAA
- a CDS encoding M14 family metallopeptidase, with amino-acid sequence MKGAEEYFSETYETSRANFRNRLKEVQKIWPSARLETDSIGSRDDDNTTDILAADAHYHPQTLIVITTAVHGAEGYAGAALLDFFIDHYTTQLNPNTVGLRLVHAVNPWGMRHRRRVSENNVDLNRNFIKDWSRISNDLNNKFEAERKRFVPSGSITDLKKERRKFYRKVPLRIFSQGMAGLEEAATMGQYNHPTGIFYGGETYEEPVDKFLSRMEQWTRGYQKVIHIDIHTGLGPANDLWIQVPDADPRKEKELHKSLKDSEINDVQKTDIRRIKGEDAEYIKDVFSKNSSSPYIFSCLLEFGTIGNRKVDQIKALATVVQENQWYWYGAKKGKDSARIKEDFREMFDPINRGWRQAVIKKGRRAIDLILEKEGGISLVK; translated from the coding sequence ATGAAAGGGGCAGAGGAGTATTTCTCGGAAACCTATGAAACGTCACGGGCTAATTTCCGGAACCGTTTGAAAGAAGTGCAAAAAATTTGGCCGAGTGCCCGCTTGGAAACCGATTCAATCGGCTCACGTGATGATGACAACACGACTGATATTCTGGCAGCAGACGCCCACTATCATCCCCAAACACTGATCGTAATCACTACAGCTGTGCACGGCGCAGAAGGGTATGCGGGAGCCGCCTTGCTTGATTTTTTTATCGACCACTATACGACACAACTCAATCCCAATACAGTTGGCCTGCGCCTGGTTCACGCCGTTAATCCATGGGGGATGCGGCATAGGCGGCGTGTGAGCGAAAACAATGTTGACCTTAATCGTAATTTCATCAAAGATTGGTCACGAATTTCAAATGATCTCAACAACAAATTCGAAGCGGAACGAAAACGATTCGTTCCAAGTGGTTCTATCACAGATTTGAAGAAAGAAAGACGAAAATTTTATAGAAAAGTCCCACTGCGTATTTTTTCCCAAGGAATGGCAGGTTTGGAGGAAGCAGCAACAATGGGGCAGTATAACCATCCGACGGGGATCTTTTATGGAGGAGAAACGTATGAAGAACCGGTAGATAAATTTTTATCAAGAATGGAGCAGTGGACCCGCGGCTACCAAAAAGTTATCCACATTGACATTCATACTGGTCTCGGTCCTGCAAATGACCTTTGGATACAAGTGCCGGACGCTGATCCGCGCAAGGAAAAAGAACTGCATAAAAGCTTAAAAGACAGCGAAATCAACGATGTACAGAAAACAGACATCCGCCGGATAAAAGGGGAAGATGCGGAATACATCAAAGATGTTTTTTCCAAAAACAGTTCTTCTCCATATATTTTCTCCTGTCTCCTGGAATTCGGCACGATCGGCAACCGTAAGGTTGATCAAATCAAGGCGTTGGCCACTGTCGTTCAAGAAAACCAGTGGTATTGGTATGGGGCCAAAAAAGGAAAAGACAGCGCCCGGATCAAAGAAGATTTCCGCGAAATGTTTGACCCTATCAACAGGGGATGGCGACAAGCCGTAATAAAAAAAGGCCGCCGTGCCATTGATCTTATTCTCGAGAAAGAAGGCGGCATTTCACTTGTAAAGTAG
- a CDS encoding BCCT family transporter: MKSRKLSIVFWVSLIIAAVFIAWGTFFPENVETILGAIDGFIATNLGWFYMLVMTFFVLFAIFMVVTPFGRIKLGRPDEKPEYSYFTWFAFLFTAGMGVGLVFFGVTEPLTHYHNPPSEDPGSMAAAEESLQHTIFHWGFHPWAVYAVVGLALAYFKFRHHSPILMSSALTPLLGERAKGPLGHSVDVLAVFGTIFGIATSLGLGATQITAGLSFSFEAIDNNIFTQLLVVLIITVAFVTSAVTGVNKGIRYLSWMNIVVAIGLMVFVFVLGSSVQMIDSFMTTTGNYLQNIPSMTFDMNAFTGERDFLNDWTLFYWAWWIGWSAFVGSFIARVSRGRTIREFVIGVVTVPFLFSAIWFAILGVAGIETDNAVGGALYELVQTEGDEVALFAFLESLPLDVIVIGIAVLLIASFFVTSADAGTFVLGMLTTGGRLNPSLQIKVIWGAILSGTAAVLLFSGGLQALEMAMLIAAFPFAFVVILLAISLVKALSNEYDILRLESKQQEFEPDYQEESKRELEEKREEFEQSLPDEDVDIEGEEKQ; encoded by the coding sequence ATGAAAAGTAGGAAGTTAAGCATCGTGTTTTGGGTGTCATTAATCATTGCAGCCGTCTTTATTGCATGGGGTACCTTTTTTCCCGAGAATGTTGAGACGATACTTGGAGCTATCGATGGCTTTATAGCTACCAACCTTGGTTGGTTTTATATGTTGGTCATGACGTTCTTTGTCCTTTTTGCCATCTTTATGGTTGTTACCCCGTTTGGAAGGATTAAACTCGGAAGGCCGGATGAGAAACCGGAATACAGTTATTTTACGTGGTTTGCCTTTCTTTTCACCGCGGGGATGGGCGTTGGCTTGGTATTCTTCGGTGTTACCGAACCATTGACGCATTACCACAATCCGCCATCGGAGGATCCTGGTTCGATGGCAGCTGCAGAGGAATCGCTACAACATACGATATTCCATTGGGGATTTCATCCGTGGGCTGTATATGCCGTTGTTGGTCTGGCCCTTGCTTATTTTAAATTCAGGCATCATTCTCCTATACTTATGAGTTCTGCACTGACCCCGCTATTGGGAGAGCGGGCCAAGGGGCCGCTGGGACATAGTGTTGATGTTTTGGCCGTTTTTGGCACTATCTTCGGGATCGCCACGTCCCTGGGTTTGGGCGCGACACAGATAACTGCTGGTTTAAGTTTTAGCTTTGAAGCAATAGACAACAATATATTTACGCAGTTACTCGTGGTCCTGATCATCACCGTGGCGTTTGTCACCTCGGCGGTCACCGGTGTCAATAAGGGGATCCGCTATTTAAGCTGGATGAACATCGTGGTCGCGATTGGCCTGATGGTATTTGTATTTGTGCTCGGATCATCGGTGCAGATGATTGATTCGTTTATGACAACAACAGGGAATTATTTACAAAATATCCCCAGCATGACGTTTGATATGAATGCCTTTACCGGTGAACGGGATTTTCTCAATGATTGGACGCTCTTTTATTGGGCTTGGTGGATTGGCTGGTCAGCGTTCGTTGGCAGCTTTATTGCTCGGGTATCTAGAGGAAGAACGATCCGGGAATTTGTCATCGGAGTTGTAACCGTTCCTTTCTTGTTTAGCGCGATTTGGTTCGCTATTCTTGGCGTTGCCGGCATTGAGACCGATAATGCGGTGGGAGGCGCGTTATATGAGCTCGTACAAACGGAGGGCGATGAAGTTGCCCTATTTGCATTCTTGGAGAGCCTCCCGCTTGATGTCATTGTGATCGGTATAGCAGTGTTACTGATTGCCTCGTTTTTCGTGACGTCTGCCGATGCAGGTACATTCGTGCTCGGCATGCTTACGACCGGGGGGAGACTTAACCCATCCTTGCAGATTAAAGTCATTTGGGGCGCAATCCTTTCCGGTACAGCTGCTGTCTTGTTGTTTTCCGGCGGTCTGCAAGCCTTGGAGATGGCAATGCTCATTGCCGCATTTCCATTCGCGTTCGTGGTGATACTGCTTGCTATATCTCTCGTCAAAGCGTTAAGCAACGAGTACGACATTTTACGTTTGGAAAGCAAACAGCAAGAGTTTGAGCCTGACTATCAGGAAGAATCCAAACGTGAACTAGAGGAAAAACGCGAAGAATTCGAGCAATCGCTCCCTGATGAAGACGTTGATATTGAAGGCGAAGAAAAACAATGA
- a CDS encoding IS110 family RNA-guided transposase, producing MRMFVGLDVSSFDMKVCVLDQEGDQLSVFTVSNDWPGAQVLKERLLELLADTEVDILKIGLESTSVYSFHPSMFLHDDDDLKPYGAQVFVINPKQIANFKKSFADMNKTDEIDAFVIADYMRFGRNQMSVVKESQYVALQQLTRSRYHLTKAMTKEKQHFLQHLEYKCNTFSKEVDSSVFGHAMMELFLEKYSLDELAQLPLEDLARFLQEKGRNRFPDPEAVAASIQKAVRSSYRLDKVVEDSIDVLLGTSIELIRSFQKQIKAIDQSITRIMKGLTQTLESIPGIGPVFAAGIIAELGQIDRFPDETKIAKYAGLYWRKHQSGRFTAEDTSLTRQGNHYLRYYLVEAANSVRRQIPEYQVFYQKKYQEVPKHQHKRALVLTARKLVRLVDALLRKNQLFTPERGVNL from the coding sequence ATGCGAATGTTTGTCGGGCTTGACGTTAGCTCGTTTGATATGAAAGTGTGTGTGCTTGATCAAGAAGGTGATCAGCTTTCGGTTTTTACGGTTTCCAATGACTGGCCGGGTGCCCAGGTGCTCAAAGAACGGTTGCTCGAGCTCTTGGCCGATACAGAGGTTGACATCCTAAAGATCGGTCTGGAGTCCACATCCGTCTACAGTTTTCATCCATCCATGTTCTTGCATGATGACGATGATTTAAAACCCTATGGCGCCCAAGTCTTTGTGATCAATCCGAAGCAGATCGCCAACTTTAAAAAGAGCTTCGCAGACATGAACAAGACCGATGAGATTGACGCCTTTGTGATCGCCGATTATATGCGTTTCGGGCGCAATCAGATGTCCGTTGTCAAAGAAAGCCAATACGTGGCTCTCCAGCAGTTGACACGTTCGCGTTATCACTTGACCAAAGCGATGACGAAAGAGAAACAACACTTCTTGCAGCACTTGGAGTATAAATGCAACACCTTTTCCAAAGAAGTGGATTCATCGGTGTTTGGCCATGCTATGATGGAACTCTTTCTTGAAAAATACAGCCTGGATGAACTTGCCCAGCTTCCGCTTGAGGACCTGGCTCGGTTTCTTCAAGAGAAAGGGAGAAATCGTTTTCCCGATCCGGAAGCTGTCGCCGCATCCATCCAGAAAGCCGTCCGTTCATCGTACCGATTGGACAAAGTGGTCGAAGATTCCATCGATGTACTTTTAGGAACGTCCATTGAGCTCATTCGTTCCTTCCAAAAGCAAATCAAGGCGATCGATCAGTCCATTACTCGAATCATGAAAGGACTGACGCAGACGCTGGAATCAATCCCGGGCATTGGTCCGGTCTTCGCCGCAGGCATCATTGCCGAACTCGGTCAGATTGACCGGTTTCCCGATGAAACAAAAATAGCTAAATATGCGGGACTGTACTGGCGAAAACACCAGTCCGGGCGGTTTACCGCCGAAGATACTTCACTGACACGTCAAGGGAACCATTATTTGCGTTATTACCTCGTTGAAGCCGCCAACTCGGTACGAAGGCAAATTCCGGAATACCAAGTCTTTTATCAGAAGAAGTATCAAGAAGTCCCGAAACATCAACACAAACGTGCACTCGTGCTCACGGCAAGAAAACTCGTGCGATTGGTGGATGCGCTGCTACGCAAAAACCAACTCTTTACGCCAGAAAGGGGCGTGAACCTCTGA
- a CDS encoding catalase: MTEKKNINEEEENFSENSKNEQLEAYRSYDNRDKPLTTNQGLKMSEDEFSLTAGERGPTLMEDFHFREKMTHFDNERIPERVVHARGFAAHGEFEVYESMKPFTKAKFLQDPSVKTPVFVRFSTVVGNRGSKDTPRDVRGFATKFYTEEGNYDLVANNMPVFFIQDGIKFPDIVHAIKPEPDNEIPQATAAHDTFWDWVTQNQETTHMIMWLMSDRALPRSFRMMEGFGVNTFRLINEEGQAFFVKFHWKPMLGVHSLAWEEAEIIGGADPDFNRRDLWDNINMGNPAEFELGMQIIDEKDEFKFDFDVLDGTKLWPEEEVPVQIVGKMTLNRNVDYFFGETEQVAFHPANIVPGIDFSNDPMLQGRLFSYLDTQLMRLSGPNFHEIPINRPVCPFFNNQRDGFHRQTINVGKVSYNKNAMANGSPSPVSEESGGFAHHQEKVDGHKIRARSDSFKDHFSQAKMFWNSMSEPEKQHIIDAFRFEIGKVKSKELQQRVVDMFANVDVDMTAAFAETIGCTPPTSGGSTETKQSPALSQANTTKSAQTRKVAIIVAEGYDGQKVEAVMDGLAAAGVDPRVLSDKLGPITGVNDSKVEAKHTFQTDASVVFDAVYVDGGKNADAMFERGATKFMRQAFEHFKPIAASNEGLQWLKYVNLADGLGVVQGDNHTDFVQPFIDAIAAHRFWERKLV, from the coding sequence GTGACGGAGAAAAAAAACATCAATGAAGAAGAAGAAAATTTTAGCGAAAACAGCAAGAATGAACAGCTGGAAGCGTATCGAAGTTATGATAATCGAGACAAGCCACTGACGACCAATCAAGGGCTCAAAATGAGCGAGGATGAATTTTCGTTAACAGCGGGAGAGCGCGGGCCGACCCTGATGGAGGATTTTCATTTTCGGGAAAAGATGACGCATTTCGATAATGAGCGCATACCGGAACGGGTCGTGCACGCCCGCGGTTTTGCCGCCCATGGTGAATTTGAAGTCTACGAATCGATGAAGCCGTTTACGAAGGCAAAGTTTCTACAGGATCCAAGTGTGAAAACACCGGTATTTGTAAGATTTTCCACTGTTGTCGGCAATCGCGGCTCGAAGGACACCCCTCGGGATGTCCGCGGCTTTGCGACGAAATTTTACACAGAAGAAGGTAACTACGATTTGGTCGCAAATAATATGCCGGTTTTTTTTATTCAGGATGGGATTAAATTTCCTGATATCGTTCACGCGATTAAACCGGAACCCGATAATGAAATCCCCCAGGCGACCGCTGCCCACGATACGTTTTGGGATTGGGTGACACAAAATCAGGAAACCACCCATATGATTATGTGGCTCATGAGCGATCGCGCGTTACCGAGAAGTTTTCGCATGATGGAAGGGTTCGGGGTGAATACATTCCGCCTCATCAACGAGGAAGGCCAAGCATTCTTTGTGAAATTCCATTGGAAGCCCATGTTGGGTGTCCATTCCCTTGCGTGGGAGGAGGCGGAAATCATCGGCGGTGCAGACCCTGATTTTAATCGCCGCGACTTGTGGGACAACATTAACATGGGCAATCCTGCGGAGTTTGAACTTGGGATGCAGATCATTGATGAAAAAGACGAGTTCAAATTTGATTTTGATGTCTTGGATGGCACGAAGCTTTGGCCGGAAGAAGAGGTGCCGGTGCAAATCGTAGGAAAAATGACGTTAAACCGCAACGTAGATTATTTTTTTGGGGAGACGGAACAAGTGGCTTTTCATCCGGCGAATATCGTCCCGGGAATAGATTTTTCCAATGATCCTATGTTGCAAGGGCGGCTGTTTTCCTATTTGGACACCCAATTGATGCGTCTGAGCGGGCCAAACTTCCATGAGATCCCGATTAACCGCCCGGTTTGCCCGTTTTTCAATAACCAACGCGACGGCTTCCATCGACAGACGATCAATGTAGGAAAAGTCTCCTATAATAAGAATGCAATGGCTAATGGTTCTCCCTCCCCTGTCAGTGAAGAAAGTGGCGGATTCGCCCATCATCAGGAAAAGGTGGATGGCCATAAAATTCGCGCGCGCAGTGATAGCTTCAAGGATCATTTTTCGCAAGCAAAAATGTTCTGGAACAGCATGAGCGAACCGGAAAAACAGCACATCATTGATGCATTCCGATTCGAGATCGGCAAAGTGAAGAGCAAAGAATTGCAACAGAGGGTCGTTGACATGTTTGCCAATGTAGACGTGGACATGACCGCAGCCTTTGCCGAAACGATTGGCTGCACACCGCCAACATCCGGGGGATCAACGGAAACGAAGCAATCGCCGGCTCTCAGCCAAGCGAATACGACGAAAAGTGCGCAGACGCGTAAAGTGGCTATTATTGTCGCTGAAGGCTATGACGGCCAGAAAGTGGAAGCCGTGATGGACGGCTTGGCAGCAGCGGGCGTGGATCCAAGGGTTTTAAGTGATAAGCTAGGCCCTATCACGGGTGTCAACGACAGTAAAGTCGAGGCTAAGCATACATTTCAAACCGATGCTTCGGTCGTGTTTGATGCTGTCTATGTAGATGGGGGCAAAAATGCCGATGCTATGTTTGAAAGAGGCGCGACCAAATTTATGAGACAAGCATTTGAGCATTTCAAGCCAATTGCCGCCAGCAACGAAGGGTTACAATGGCTGAAATACGTAAACTTAGCGGATGGTCTCGGCGTCGTACAAGGGGACAATCATACGGATTTCGTACAACCGTTCATAGATGCGATTGCAGCCCATCGGTTTTGGGAGCGAAAATTGGTATAG
- a CDS encoding CaiB/BaiF CoA transferase family protein produces MAMTLSGIRVLDLTRLLPGPYATMMLADYGAEVIKIEETQIGDYARAMPPKIDENGALFHSLNRNKKSITLNLKEEEEKEAFLQLVETADVVVESFRPQVMKKLELDYETLKEINPGLIYCAVTGYGQTGPYADKSGHDINYLSYAGILHLMGETNEKPAVPAVQIADIGGGALPAVVGILLALLEKKETGRGQMVDVSMLDGIIAWLQTILPEYFVRQKPVQKEELPLAGRNACYEVYETKDGRWLSVGALEPKFWKTFCETIGKEALIPHINAPIAEQHHMKADVQGVISQKELSEWMEIFEDKDACVAPLWTMEEVGNDPQVEERGMIQTVKHPTAGEVKHIGFPIKLSKSHPSIRSTAPKLGEHKEELLQELRDEKNLVKDDAE; encoded by the coding sequence ATGGCAATGACGCTCAGCGGGATTCGAGTCCTCGATCTCACTCGTCTTTTACCGGGACCATACGCGACGATGATGCTTGCTGATTATGGCGCAGAGGTCATTAAAATCGAAGAAACACAAATTGGCGATTACGCCCGTGCGATGCCGCCGAAAATTGACGAAAACGGAGCGCTTTTTCATTCTTTGAACCGCAACAAAAAAAGCATCACCCTCAATTTAAAAGAGGAAGAAGAAAAAGAGGCTTTTCTGCAACTGGTTGAAACCGCTGATGTCGTAGTCGAGTCCTTTCGGCCACAGGTGATGAAAAAGTTAGAGCTCGACTATGAAACATTGAAAGAAATCAATCCCGGCCTTATCTATTGCGCGGTTACCGGGTACGGGCAAACCGGACCGTACGCCGATAAATCCGGCCATGACATTAATTATTTGAGTTATGCGGGCATTCTTCATTTAATGGGGGAAACAAACGAAAAACCGGCCGTCCCGGCTGTCCAAATTGCCGATATTGGCGGAGGCGCTTTGCCTGCCGTAGTTGGCATTTTGCTCGCTTTATTGGAGAAAAAAGAAACAGGCCGCGGGCAAATGGTGGATGTTTCCATGTTGGACGGGATCATCGCTTGGTTGCAAACGATTCTTCCGGAATATTTCGTTCGTCAAAAGCCTGTTCAAAAAGAAGAGTTGCCCCTCGCCGGAAGAAATGCCTGTTATGAAGTGTATGAAACGAAGGATGGACGTTGGTTGTCGGTCGGAGCACTGGAACCGAAATTTTGGAAAACATTTTGCGAGACGATCGGAAAAGAAGCATTGATTCCCCATATCAACGCTCCGATCGCGGAACAGCATCACATGAAAGCCGACGTTCAAGGGGTTATTTCTCAAAAAGAATTATCAGAGTGGATGGAAATTTTTGAAGACAAAGACGCTTGTGTCGCCCCGTTATGGACCATGGAGGAAGTGGGCAATGATCCTCAAGTGGAGGAAAGGGGGATGATACAAACCGTTAAACATCCGACGGCAGGAGAGGTAAAGCATATCGGTTTTCCCATTAAACTATCGAAAAGCCATCCCTCCATCCGGTCGACCGCACCAAAACTCGGGGAACATAAAGAGGAATTGTTGCAGGAGTTGAGGGATGAAAAAAATTTGGTAAAGGATGATGCCGAATGA
- a CDS encoding YjcZ family sporulation protein, with protein MYGAGGGFALIVVLFILLIIVGTSFGGGKGFGGYGYC; from the coding sequence ATGTACGGAGCAGGCGGAGGATTTGCGCTAATTGTTGTGCTGTTCATCCTTCTGATCATTGTAGGAACCTCGTTTGGCGGAGGAAAAGGATTCGGCGGGTATGGTTATTGCTAA